In the genome of Dermacentor silvarum isolate Dsil-2018 chromosome 1, BIME_Dsil_1.4, whole genome shotgun sequence, one region contains:
- the LOC125943160 gene encoding uncharacterized protein LOC125943160, whose protein sequence is MRHSLSLTCSTTRFPYQARSLILCSHVTIQSISAHHPVSRACGSCFSAGPKAWFCCILYCHEGGFTVLGGLVDDWPSYLSRGGVHPSRFGNKVLTEYQVACTLSIHLERSHIQQCYKETRAPSSWTSWTRQDKHPCHHRGGVSPTWFAYFHFFSCSKWTFHSTSSCLESQQTKILQGAGFSLSGGVRVRCKGSKAWWTWDSLPSPIFHGTSVPSRGKAKQRSGEPMIPGRDASTTCVRRTRRATQKHESAHVMCFFCWRRRGQCLRRRCARGCLPVW, encoded by the exons ATGAGACATTCTCTGTCACTTACCTGTAGTACGACACGTTTCCCCTACCAG GCGCGTAGTTTGATTCTTTGTTCGCACGTGACCATTCAAAGCATCAGTGCGCATCATCCCGTCAGCCGCGCTTGCGGGTCGTGCTTTTCTGCTGGTCCCAAGGCCTGGTTCTGCTGCATCCTC TACTGCCACGAGGGTGGCTTCACTGTCCTGGGTGGTCTTGTTGATGACTGGCCCAGCTACCTGAGCAGAGGTGGTGTCCACCCGAGCCGCTTTGGTAACAAGGTGCTGACAGAGTACCAGGTGGCCTGCACGCTGTCCATCCATCTGGAGAGAAGCCACATCCAGCAGTGCTACAAGGAGACCCGGGCACCTTCTTCATGGACCAGCTGGACTCGGCAGGACAAGCATCCCTGCCATCACCGAGGCGGAGTTTCCCCCACTTGGTTTgcatattttcatttcttctcgTGCAGCAAGTGGACCTTCCACAGCACCAGCTCCTGTCTGGAAAGCCAGCAGACCAAAATCCTTCAAGGTGCTGGCTTTTCACTTTCTGGCGGTGTCCGTGTCCGCTGCAAGGGTAGCAAGGCTTGGTGGACCTGGGACAGCCTGCCTTCCCCCATTTTCCATGGCACAAGTGTACCAAGCAGGGGAAAAGCCAAGCAGAGGTCTGGTGAGCCAATGATCCCTGGTCGAGATGCAAGCACCACTTGTGTCAGGAGAACTCGGAGAGCCACACAGAAGCATGAGAGTGCTCATGTTATGTGCTTCTTCTGTTGGAGAAGGAGAGGCCAGTGCTTGAGAAGGAGGTGTGCCAGAGGCTGCCTTCCAGTGTGGTGA